A genomic region of Salinibacter pepae contains the following coding sequences:
- a CDS encoding NADH-quinone oxidoreductase subunit B: MAGSSGTNGQGFFTTRVDTFLNWARSNSLMPMPMGLACCAIEMMGFAGPKYDSARFGSEAMRFSPRQADLMIVAGWCSYKMSHAIRRVWDQMGDPKWCIAMGACASTGGMHRCYGVVQGVDNFLPVDVYISGCPPRPESVLHALMDIQEKIRNEYSVVQDYEFGKARERAPIMPENTNRFPGQLEKPKTSTLTLEAPDADDAEEGSAPEPVAA, from the coding sequence ATGGCTGGATCCTCCGGAACCAACGGGCAGGGCTTCTTCACGACCCGTGTGGACACCTTCCTCAACTGGGCCCGCTCCAACTCGCTCATGCCCATGCCGATGGGGCTGGCCTGCTGTGCCATCGAAATGATGGGCTTCGCGGGGCCGAAGTACGACTCGGCCCGCTTTGGCAGCGAGGCCATGCGCTTCTCGCCGCGCCAGGCCGACCTCATGATTGTGGCCGGCTGGTGCTCCTACAAGATGAGTCACGCCATCCGCCGCGTGTGGGACCAAATGGGCGACCCGAAGTGGTGCATCGCGATGGGCGCCTGCGCCTCCACCGGCGGCATGCACCGCTGCTACGGCGTGGTGCAGGGGGTGGACAACTTCCTGCCGGTCGACGTCTACATCTCCGGCTGCCCGCCCCGTCCGGAGTCGGTGTTGCACGCCCTGATGGACATCCAGGAGAAGATCCGCAACGAGTACTCGGTGGTGCAGGACTACGAGTTTGGGAAGGCGCGGGAGCGCGCCCCGATCATGCCGGAAAACACGAACAGGTTTCCGGGGCAGCTTGAGAAGCCGAAAACCTCGACCCTCACCCTGGAGGCCCCGGACGCCGACGACGCGGAGGAGGGCTCTGCGCCGGAGCCGGTCGCCGCGTAG
- a CDS encoding NADH-quinone oxidoreductase subunit C, translating into MSKPDNPRDENPKNPEELRFHYTPTDEPGAEQETQNAHAKDTTRVPAVIDALREEFGAVVLDVERYANEDTIYVEKSRIREVCRFLKEEEGFDYFVDLGGIDNFTAEDRYEVFYNLVSTERQKRLRLKVKVDEGDMQVPSVTEVYRAANWNEREAYDMFGFSFVDHPDPRRMYMPEDFDYHPLRKEFPQLGIPGSLPLPPQTPDGDLTMDPFAAAHGSQPVKSYEEPATDPDSE; encoded by the coding sequence ATGAGCAAGCCCGACAACCCCCGCGACGAAAACCCCAAAAACCCGGAGGAGCTTCGGTTCCACTACACCCCGACCGATGAGCCCGGGGCCGAGCAGGAAACGCAGAACGCCCACGCGAAGGACACGACCCGCGTCCCGGCGGTCATCGACGCCCTGCGGGAGGAGTTTGGGGCGGTAGTCCTCGACGTGGAGCGCTACGCGAACGAGGATACCATTTACGTCGAGAAGAGCCGCATTCGAGAGGTCTGCCGCTTCCTCAAAGAGGAGGAGGGCTTCGACTACTTCGTCGACCTCGGCGGCATCGACAACTTCACCGCGGAGGACCGCTACGAGGTCTTTTACAACCTTGTGAGCACCGAGCGGCAAAAACGCCTCCGGTTGAAGGTAAAGGTGGACGAGGGCGACATGCAAGTGCCGAGCGTGACGGAGGTCTACCGGGCGGCCAACTGGAACGAGCGGGAGGCCTACGACATGTTCGGCTTCTCCTTCGTCGACCACCCGGACCCCCGGCGCATGTACATGCCGGAGGACTTCGACTACCACCCGCTGCGCAAGGAATTCCCGCAGCTGGGCATTCCGGGCTCGTTGCCGCTTCCCCCGCAGACCCCGGATGGGGACCTGACGATGGATCCCTTTGCCGCCGCTCACGGCTCCCAGCCGGTCAAGAGCTACGAGGAGCCCGCCACCGACCCCGACTCCGAGTAG
- a CDS encoding dipeptidase, which produces MLRLGLYVLAGLLALALVGYFVGAAPIADARYNTVQAEPPYDPSGRAQALHDTLMVADLHNDLLLWGRDPLTRHDRGHTDVPRLREGGVGLQVFAAVTQVPRGRSYAGTDADALDQIPFLAAAQRWPVRTWTSRFERARYQARKLRRAAARDGALFLLRTRADLDALLARRREAPSAMGALLAVEGLHALEGNVANVDTLVDDGYRMMSLTHLHDNALGGASTGLVNGGLTDFGAAVVDRLAARDVTIDLAHASEALIDDVLARTDGPVVVSHTGVRATCDSPRNLSDRHVEAIAAREGVIGVGLWETAVCGTGPAAVATAMRHVADRVGVEHVALGTDFDGTVSVPFDATGLPLLTEALLDEGFSAQDIEQIMGGNAVRVLRQRLPSSE; this is translated from the coding sequence GTGCTCCGCCTTGGCCTCTACGTTCTTGCCGGGCTTCTTGCCCTCGCCCTCGTCGGCTACTTCGTAGGGGCGGCCCCCATCGCCGACGCCCGGTACAACACCGTCCAGGCCGAGCCGCCCTACGATCCTTCGGGGCGGGCACAGGCCCTGCACGACACCCTGATGGTTGCGGATCTCCACAACGACCTGCTTCTGTGGGGCCGGGACCCGCTGACGCGCCACGACCGCGGCCACACCGACGTGCCGCGGCTGCGGGAGGGTGGGGTGGGCCTCCAGGTGTTTGCCGCCGTCACGCAGGTGCCACGAGGGCGCAGCTACGCGGGGACGGACGCCGATGCCCTCGACCAGATTCCCTTCCTCGCCGCCGCCCAGCGCTGGCCCGTGCGGACCTGGACGAGCCGCTTCGAGCGGGCCCGGTACCAGGCCCGGAAGCTCCGTCGCGCCGCGGCCCGAGACGGGGCCCTATTTCTGCTCCGTACCCGGGCCGACCTGGACGCCCTGCTGGCACGGCGGCGCGAGGCGCCGTCGGCCATGGGCGCCCTGCTGGCCGTCGAGGGGCTGCACGCGCTGGAGGGGAACGTCGCGAACGTCGACACGCTCGTCGACGACGGCTACCGCATGATGAGCCTGACCCACCTGCACGACAATGCCCTCGGCGGCGCGTCGACCGGGCTCGTCAACGGGGGCCTCACCGACTTCGGGGCCGCAGTGGTCGACCGGCTCGCGGCCCGCGACGTGACGATCGACCTCGCCCACGCCTCCGAGGCGCTCATCGACGACGTGCTGGCGCGGACCGACGGGCCCGTGGTGGTAAGCCACACTGGGGTCCGCGCCACCTGCGACAGCCCGCGCAACCTGAGCGACCGGCACGTCGAGGCCATCGCCGCGCGGGAGGGCGTCATCGGGGTGGGGCTCTGGGAGACGGCGGTCTGCGGGACCGGCCCTGCCGCGGTTGCCACGGCGATGCGGCACGTGGCCGACCGGGTGGGCGTGGAGCACGTGGCGCTCGGCACCGACTTCGACGGCACCGTCTCGGTCCCGTTCGACGCCACGGGCCTCCCGCTCCTCACGGAGGCCCTCCTCGACGAAGGCTTCTCGGCGCAGGACATTGAACAAATCATGGGAGGGAACGCCGTGCGCGTGCTCCGCCAGCGCCTCCCTTCTTCCGAGTAA
- the nuoE gene encoding complex I 24 kDa subunit family protein has translation MSSFDVQQPIVELPDQDPDPAFSDDELVWTDEEEAQIEAWKGQYPEDQAAIMKVLWLAQEKFGYLAPEVIQLCADTLDMTFTQAYGVATFYHQYFKEEKGTYVLDVCTCFTCQVCGGYDVLHYLEEKLGVHAGETTDDGMFTIQEAECLGACGSAPMMEITNGVYVHNLTPDKIDDLVESLRAGEVPSFTSMTLPQDEEELDGNRRTDVENTETYQTQPRAEHTE, from the coding sequence ATGTCCAGTTTCGACGTTCAGCAGCCCATTGTCGAGCTTCCGGATCAGGACCCCGACCCGGCATTCTCGGACGACGAGCTCGTGTGGACCGACGAGGAAGAGGCACAGATCGAGGCCTGGAAGGGCCAGTATCCGGAGGACCAGGCCGCCATCATGAAGGTGCTGTGGCTGGCCCAGGAGAAATTCGGCTACCTGGCCCCGGAGGTGATTCAGCTCTGCGCGGACACCCTCGACATGACGTTCACGCAGGCCTACGGCGTTGCGACCTTCTACCACCAATACTTCAAGGAGGAGAAGGGCACCTACGTGCTCGACGTGTGCACGTGCTTCACCTGCCAGGTGTGCGGGGGCTACGACGTGTTGCACTACCTGGAGGAGAAGCTGGGCGTTCACGCCGGCGAGACGACCGACGACGGGATGTTTACGATCCAGGAGGCCGAGTGCCTGGGGGCCTGCGGCTCGGCGCCCATGATGGAGATCACAAACGGCGTCTACGTCCACAACCTGACCCCCGACAAGATCGACGACCTCGTCGAGAGCCTGCGTGCGGGGGAGGTACCCTCGTTCACGTCGATGACGCTGCCCCAGGACGAGGAGGAGCTGGACGGCAACCGCCGCACCGACGTCGAGAACACAGAGACGTACCAGACGCAGCCCCGGGCGGAGCACACGGAGTGA
- a CDS encoding DUF1440 domain-containing protein: protein MTSLLALNAGSALLWGLFATGLLTLLMSGSQGLGWSRMSFPYMIGSMFTSHRGRAMGIGFGAHLAFGMGFAVLYALVFESWQWATWWLGGLLGVFHGLFLLAVLMPALPDLHPRMASIHHGPTPTRQLEPPGFLALNYGRSTPVLTIVGHIVYGMLLGLFYPLGGGGLL, encoded by the coding sequence ATGACGTCCCTGCTCGCCCTCAATGCTGGCTCGGCCCTCCTGTGGGGCCTCTTCGCCACAGGCCTGCTCACGCTGCTGATGTCGGGGAGCCAGGGCCTGGGGTGGTCCCGGATGAGCTTCCCGTACATGATCGGGAGCATGTTCACGTCCCACCGGGGACGAGCGATGGGGATTGGCTTCGGGGCGCACCTCGCGTTCGGAATGGGCTTCGCGGTCCTCTACGCGCTGGTCTTTGAGAGTTGGCAGTGGGCCACGTGGTGGCTCGGGGGGCTGCTCGGCGTCTTCCACGGGCTGTTTCTGCTCGCCGTCCTGATGCCCGCCCTGCCGGACCTCCACCCGCGCATGGCGAGCATCCACCACGGGCCCACGCCCACCCGGCAGTTGGAGCCGCCCGGCTTTCTGGCGCTGAACTACGGCCGCAGTACGCCGGTGCTGACGATCGTGGGGCACATCGTCTACGGCATGCTGCTCGGGCTTTTCTATCCGCTCGGGGGTGGGGGGCTGCTGTAG
- the nuoD gene encoding NADH dehydrogenase (quinone) subunit D, giving the protein MPQTHKPDFPGNDLGDQFRFWPKHNEKIYERLENKHAWLEEKRAAAQGDGKPPATQRSEVDPLENEMILNIGPQHPATHGVLRCVVKMDGETIEKSVLDIGYLHRGIEKLAEHKTYQEFMPYTDRMDYLSPYSNNVAWCLAVEKLADIEVPERAQWIRMIMSELARISSHCLWLGVGMMDAGAVSGFVWTFQEREEIYSIMDEVAGARFTVSHSRIGGVANDFSPRAIEMIRDFVDTFPDRIAGWEGLLNKNRIWVERNKGVGRVTKEEALELGLTGPNLRGSGVPYDVRRFEPYLKYDEVDFTIPVREEGDCLARYFLRLDEMKQSVRIIEQCLDRMTEGPIRADDAKEAYPSKEEVYYSMEGMIHDFMYTDVGTVPPKGAHSYHAIEGPKGELGFYLTSDGTGRPWRVRINAPSFTNLQAMEHMLEGEMVADTVVIIGSLDPVMGEADK; this is encoded by the coding sequence ATGCCCCAGACCCACAAGCCCGACTTCCCCGGGAACGACCTTGGCGACCAGTTTCGGTTCTGGCCGAAGCACAACGAGAAGATCTACGAGCGGCTGGAGAACAAGCACGCCTGGCTCGAGGAGAAGCGCGCCGCCGCACAGGGGGACGGGAAGCCGCCGGCGACGCAACGGTCGGAGGTGGACCCGCTGGAAAACGAGATGATCCTCAACATCGGGCCCCAGCACCCGGCCACGCACGGCGTCCTACGCTGCGTCGTGAAGATGGACGGGGAGACGATCGAGAAGTCCGTCCTCGACATCGGGTACCTGCACCGCGGCATCGAGAAGCTCGCGGAGCACAAGACGTACCAGGAGTTCATGCCGTATACCGACCGCATGGACTACCTGTCGCCCTACTCCAACAACGTGGCGTGGTGCCTGGCCGTGGAGAAGCTGGCCGACATTGAGGTGCCGGAGCGGGCACAGTGGATTCGGATGATCATGAGCGAGCTGGCGCGCATCTCCTCGCACTGCCTCTGGCTCGGGGTGGGGATGATGGACGCAGGGGCGGTGTCCGGGTTCGTCTGGACCTTCCAGGAGCGGGAGGAGATCTACTCGATCATGGACGAGGTGGCGGGGGCGCGCTTCACGGTGAGTCACAGCCGCATCGGCGGGGTGGCCAACGACTTTTCCCCCCGCGCAATCGAGATGATTCGCGACTTCGTCGACACGTTCCCGGACCGGATTGCGGGCTGGGAGGGCCTGCTCAACAAGAATCGCATCTGGGTCGAGCGCAACAAGGGCGTGGGCCGCGTGACGAAGGAGGAGGCGCTGGAGCTCGGCCTGACGGGCCCGAACCTGCGCGGCTCCGGCGTGCCCTACGACGTGCGCCGCTTCGAGCCGTACCTGAAGTACGACGAGGTCGACTTCACCATTCCGGTGCGCGAGGAGGGGGACTGCCTGGCCCGCTACTTCCTGCGCCTCGACGAGATGAAGCAGAGCGTGCGCATCATCGAGCAGTGCCTCGACCGGATGACGGAGGGGCCCATCCGCGCCGACGACGCGAAGGAGGCCTACCCCTCGAAGGAGGAGGTCTATTACTCGATGGAGGGCATGATCCACGACTTCATGTACACCGACGTGGGCACCGTGCCGCCGAAGGGCGCCCACTCCTACCACGCCATCGAGGGCCCCAAGGGCGAGCTCGGGTTCTACCTGACGTCCGACGGCACCGGGCGGCCCTGGCGCGTGCGCATCAACGCCCCGTCGTTTACGAACCTGCAGGCGATGGAGCACATGCTTGAAGGGGAGATGGTGGCCGACACGGTCGTCATCATCGGCTCCCTCGACCCGGTCATGGGGGAGGCCGACAAGTAG
- a CDS encoding NADH-quinone oxidoreductase subunit A yields the protein MFGDFVPLFLMIALALGLALTLLAAAAYIGPSRPSGTKTMPYESGMDPVGSAHERYSVKFYLVAMIFIVFDVEVVFMWPWAASFHSFVESGAGLGVIAVISLFTLILLVGLLYDVKKGGLDFEQ from the coding sequence ATGTTTGGCGACTTTGTGCCGCTGTTCCTGATGATTGCGCTGGCCCTGGGGCTGGCCCTGACCCTGTTGGCCGCGGCCGCCTACATTGGGCCGAGCCGGCCCAGTGGAACGAAGACCATGCCTTACGAGAGCGGCATGGACCCGGTGGGCAGCGCCCACGAGCGGTACTCGGTCAAATTTTACCTCGTGGCCATGATCTTCATCGTCTTCGACGTGGAGGTTGTCTTCATGTGGCCGTGGGCCGCCAGCTTCCACAGCTTCGTCGAGAGCGGCGCGGGGCTGGGGGTGATCGCCGTCATCTCGCTGTTCACGCTCATCCTGCTCGTCGGCCTGCTCTACGACGTGAAGAAGGGCGGGTTGGACTTTGAACAGTAG
- the nuoF gene encoding NADH-quinone oxidoreductase subunit NuoF has product METNGTPQSPAGDWRSYERMLLPPIQDLHKLGVYEEHGGYDRLRRVLEDDAFAPSDVTDAVKTSGLTGRGGAGFPTGIKWTFMPEPDERPRFIGVNADESEPGTFKDRQVMEYNPHLMLEGILLAGYALHIDTAYVYIRGEYTDWIVHLKEQLENAYEAGYVGENIMGSDFTMDIVLHKGAGAYICGEETSLMESLEGKRGYPRYKPPFPAQSGIFGSPTTINNAETLAHVPLIVEQGGEAYSNIGAGDMPGPALYGMSGHVKNPGVYEFPTGMLLTDMIYDVCGGMARDKDLKAVVPGGSSVPPVPADQIDGISMNDESLGEVGSRTGTFCPLVLDEETDMVSFLRRVAHFYQDETCGQCTPCREGTSWLEKILARIDEGEGRMRDIDLLLELCDNMDGGRTICAFADGAVGPVRATVKRFREEFVAKCQASVHPVSTEVSAGAESAVAATE; this is encoded by the coding sequence ATGGAAACGAACGGAACGCCCCAAAGCCCGGCCGGCGACTGGCGCTCGTACGAGCGGATGCTGCTGCCGCCCATTCAGGACCTCCACAAGCTGGGGGTGTACGAGGAGCACGGCGGATACGACCGCCTCCGGCGCGTCCTGGAGGACGACGCGTTCGCGCCGAGCGACGTCACGGACGCGGTGAAGACCTCCGGGCTCACCGGGCGCGGCGGGGCCGGCTTTCCCACCGGGATCAAGTGGACCTTTATGCCGGAGCCGGACGAGCGCCCGCGCTTCATCGGGGTCAACGCGGACGAGAGCGAGCCTGGCACCTTCAAGGACCGTCAGGTGATGGAGTACAACCCGCACCTGATGCTCGAAGGCATCCTCCTCGCCGGGTACGCCCTCCACATCGACACGGCCTACGTGTACATCCGAGGCGAGTATACCGACTGGATCGTGCACCTGAAGGAGCAGCTGGAGAACGCCTACGAAGCGGGCTACGTGGGTGAGAACATCATGGGCTCGGACTTTACGATGGACATCGTCCTCCACAAGGGGGCCGGGGCCTACATCTGCGGAGAGGAGACGAGCCTGATGGAGAGCCTGGAGGGCAAGCGCGGATACCCCCGCTATAAGCCGCCCTTCCCGGCCCAGAGTGGCATCTTCGGCTCCCCCACGACGATCAACAACGCCGAGACGCTGGCGCACGTCCCGCTCATCGTGGAGCAGGGGGGCGAGGCGTACTCGAACATTGGGGCGGGGGACATGCCGGGGCCGGCCCTCTACGGGATGTCCGGGCACGTCAAAAACCCTGGCGTCTACGAATTCCCGACGGGCATGCTGCTGACCGACATGATCTACGACGTGTGCGGCGGCATGGCCCGCGACAAGGACCTGAAGGCCGTCGTGCCCGGCGGGTCCTCGGTGCCGCCGGTGCCCGCCGACCAGATCGACGGCATCTCGATGAACGACGAGAGCCTCGGCGAGGTGGGCTCGCGGACGGGGACGTTCTGTCCGCTCGTGCTCGACGAAGAGACCGACATGGTCTCGTTCCTCCGCCGCGTGGCGCACTTCTACCAGGACGAAACCTGCGGGCAGTGCACGCCCTGCCGCGAGGGCACGAGCTGGCTCGAAAAGATCCTCGCCCGCATCGACGAGGGGGAGGGCCGCATGCGCGACATCGACCTGCTCCTGGAGCTGTGCGACAACATGGACGGGGGGCGCACCATCTGTGCCTTCGCGGACGGCGCCGTGGGGCCGGTGCGGGCCACCGTCAAGCGCTTCCGCGAAGAGTTTGTGGCAAAGTGCCAGGCGTCCGTCCACCCCGTCAGTACCGAGGTGTCCGCCGGCGCCGAGTCGGCCGTGGCGGCGACGGAGTAG
- a CDS encoding NAD+ synthase, whose amino-acid sequence MKIALAQINPTIGDLEGNREKILDYARRADDCGADLVVFPELCVTGYPPEDLLENPFFKRAVQRTVDHLARALPADLGVIIGAPVPNGDRFGKPLHNAALLLENGAVQDRVYKTLLPTYDIFDEDRHFEPAEERRLLEWRGLRIGLHVCEDMWNVHQPEGVDQSERYERDPVAELAALDPDLFVNISASPFSIGKHEVRDKLVEHICRRHERPFLLCNQVGANTEIIHDGDSRVHAADGTQVACAASFEEDLLFWDTESSPEACTTGRDAIADLHDALVLGVRDYYEKTGIFDKALVGLSGGIDSAVTCALAVEALGPERVVGVTMPSEISSEGSVTDSQALADNLGIEFKEIPIKPAVDAFDDMLADEFAGTEPGVAEENIQSRARGVTLMALSNKFGHLLLSTGNKSEVAIGYVTLYGDTNGGVAVLSDVLKTRVYELARHINVRAGENVIPQNTIEKPPSAELRAGQKDTDTLPPYETLDAILERYVEQKKELGTIVGETGLDEDLVRGVLRQVDQNEYKRRQAPPGLRVTEKAFGIGRRIPIVMEWDREAMEALAAEEPVSNL is encoded by the coding sequence ATGAAGATTGCTCTGGCCCAGATCAATCCCACCATCGGCGACCTGGAGGGCAATCGCGAAAAAATTCTCGACTACGCCCGGCGGGCGGACGACTGCGGGGCCGACCTCGTCGTCTTCCCCGAGCTCTGCGTGACGGGGTATCCGCCCGAGGACCTGCTCGAAAACCCGTTCTTCAAGCGGGCCGTCCAGCGCACGGTCGACCACCTCGCCCGGGCCCTGCCGGCGGACCTCGGCGTGATCATCGGGGCGCCGGTCCCCAACGGCGACCGGTTCGGCAAGCCGCTCCACAACGCCGCGCTGCTTTTGGAGAACGGGGCCGTGCAGGACCGTGTCTACAAGACCCTGCTCCCGACCTACGACATTTTCGACGAGGACCGGCACTTCGAGCCCGCCGAGGAACGGCGCCTCCTGGAGTGGCGGGGCCTGCGCATCGGGCTCCACGTCTGCGAAGACATGTGGAACGTGCACCAGCCCGAAGGGGTCGACCAGAGCGAGCGGTACGAACGCGATCCGGTCGCGGAACTGGCGGCCCTGGACCCGGACCTCTTCGTAAACATCAGCGCCTCCCCGTTCTCGATCGGGAAGCACGAGGTCCGCGACAAGCTCGTCGAGCACATCTGTCGCCGCCACGAGCGCCCGTTCCTGCTCTGCAACCAGGTGGGCGCCAACACCGAGATCATCCACGACGGCGACAGCCGCGTCCACGCCGCCGACGGCACACAGGTTGCGTGTGCGGCCTCCTTCGAGGAGGACCTGCTCTTCTGGGACACCGAGTCCTCCCCCGAGGCCTGCACGACGGGGCGCGACGCGATCGCCGACCTGCACGACGCCCTCGTCCTCGGCGTCCGCGACTACTACGAGAAGACCGGTATCTTCGACAAGGCCCTCGTCGGCCTGTCGGGGGGCATCGATTCGGCGGTCACCTGTGCCCTGGCCGTCGAGGCGCTGGGGCCGGAGCGCGTGGTGGGGGTGACCATGCCCTCCGAAATCTCGTCGGAAGGGTCCGTGACCGACTCCCAGGCGCTCGCCGACAACCTGGGCATCGAGTTCAAGGAGATCCCGATTAAGCCGGCGGTCGACGCGTTCGACGACATGCTAGCGGATGAATTTGCGGGCACCGAGCCCGGCGTGGCCGAGGAGAACATCCAGTCCCGGGCCCGCGGGGTCACGCTCATGGCGCTGTCGAACAAGTTCGGCCACCTGCTGCTGTCGACGGGCAACAAGAGCGAGGTGGCCATCGGCTACGTGACGCTCTACGGCGACACGAACGGGGGGGTGGCGGTGCTGAGCGACGTGCTCAAGACGCGCGTCTACGAGCTGGCCCGCCACATCAACGTGCGGGCCGGAGAGAACGTGATCCCACAGAATACGATCGAGAAGCCGCCCTCCGCGGAGCTGCGGGCGGGGCAAAAGGACACCGACACGCTGCCGCCCTACGAGACGCTCGACGCCATCCTGGAGCGGTACGTGGAGCAGAAGAAGGAGCTGGGGACCATCGTCGGGGAGACGGGCCTCGACGAGGACCTCGTGCGCGGCGTGCTGCGGCAGGTCGACCAGAACGAGTACAAGCGGCGCCAGGCGCCCCCCGGCCTCCGGGTCACCGAAAAGGCCTTCGGCATCGGCCGCCGCATTCCCATCGTCATGGAATGGGACCGCGAGGCCATGGAGGCACTCGCCGCCGAGGAGCCCGTATCGAACCTGTAG
- a CDS encoding 2Fe-2S iron-sulfur cluster-binding protein, protein MPIVTVDGTTYEYEGEQKLLQFCLNQGIELPHFCYHPAMSIPANCRQCLVKVGMPTEDRETGEVMRNDEGEPEIQYFPQLQASCTVDLQDGMVVKTHRTSEEVEQAQTDNLEFLLTNHPLDCPICDQAGHCPLQIQSYKYGPEGSRFEFRKVHKPKRVKLGPRVTLDAERCINCTRCTRFTDEVSESNQLTIANRGVQNYPITAPGETFDDPYSMNTIDICPVGALTSSDFRFKARIWEMSSTPSITTTNATGANCHYWVRDNQVLRITPRQNMDVNEYWLPDEDRLVYNQFNDNRPEGPHIRRDDTRTQSNWQQAYARAASLLGSADPERILFLGSAYATVEDNYLLTRLADAVGADAPRYIPHVEPGAGDDWLITDDKTPNAEGCERLGIRPVDEELVGSRIASGEYDLVYMLEDDPVGAGLCTAEALADTDVVLHYYNTTNETLPRATAALPAAMVVETVGTYVNQDGHAQRVRPAKEIQGVNRTLMMEMGTNREDEHGTPFDRWHNDENRINCKPSWEILPEVARRYGAEMDYPKGPEQIMDEVQSEVDAFEGATYDAMGLKGVPLEDVAAGEAV, encoded by the coding sequence ATGCCGATCGTCACCGTCGACGGAACGACCTACGAGTACGAGGGGGAGCAGAAGCTCTTGCAGTTCTGCCTGAACCAGGGCATCGAGCTGCCCCACTTCTGTTACCACCCCGCCATGTCCATCCCGGCCAACTGCCGGCAGTGCCTCGTGAAGGTGGGCATGCCGACGGAGGACCGGGAGACCGGCGAGGTGATGCGCAACGACGAGGGGGAGCCCGAAATTCAGTACTTCCCGCAGCTGCAGGCCAGCTGTACGGTCGACCTCCAGGACGGCATGGTCGTGAAGACGCACCGCACCAGCGAGGAGGTGGAGCAGGCGCAGACCGACAACCTGGAGTTTCTGCTGACGAACCACCCGCTCGACTGCCCGATCTGCGACCAGGCCGGCCACTGCCCGCTCCAGATCCAGTCCTACAAGTACGGGCCGGAAGGGTCCCGCTTCGAGTTCCGCAAGGTGCACAAGCCGAAGCGCGTAAAGCTGGGCCCCCGCGTGACGCTCGACGCCGAGCGCTGCATCAACTGCACCCGCTGCACCCGCTTTACCGACGAGGTGTCGGAGAGCAACCAGCTCACGATCGCCAACCGCGGCGTCCAGAACTACCCGATTACCGCCCCGGGCGAGACGTTCGACGATCCCTACTCGATGAACACGATCGACATCTGCCCGGTGGGCGCGCTTACGTCGTCGGACTTCCGCTTCAAGGCGCGCATCTGGGAGATGAGCTCCACGCCGTCGATCACGACGACCAACGCCACGGGCGCCAACTGCCACTACTGGGTGCGCGACAACCAGGTGCTGCGCATCACGCCCCGGCAGAACATGGACGTGAACGAGTACTGGCTGCCCGACGAGGACCGGCTCGTCTACAACCAATTCAACGACAACCGCCCGGAGGGCCCCCACATCCGGCGCGACGACACGCGCACGCAGAGCAACTGGCAGCAGGCCTACGCCCGGGCGGCGTCGCTGCTGGGCAGTGCCGATCCGGAGCGCATCCTCTTCCTCGGCTCGGCCTACGCGACGGTGGAGGACAACTACCTGCTCACCCGGCTCGCGGACGCGGTGGGGGCCGACGCGCCGCGCTACATTCCGCACGTGGAGCCGGGCGCGGGCGACGACTGGCTTATCACCGACGACAAGACGCCCAACGCGGAGGGGTGCGAGCGCCTCGGCATCCGCCCGGTTGACGAGGAGCTGGTCGGCTCCCGCATCGCGAGCGGCGAGTACGACCTGGTGTACATGCTGGAGGACGACCCCGTCGGCGCCGGGCTCTGCACCGCGGAGGCGCTGGCCGACACGGACGTGGTGCTCCACTACTACAACACGACGAACGAGACGCTGCCCCGTGCCACCGCGGCCCTCCCCGCGGCGATGGTGGTCGAGACGGTGGGCACCTACGTCAACCAGGACGGCCACGCCCAGCGCGTGCGCCCGGCGAAGGAGATTCAGGGCGTGAACCGCACGCTCATGATGGAGATGGGCACCAACCGCGAGGACGAGCACGGCACGCCGTTCGACCGCTGGCACAACGACGAGAACCGCATCAACTGCAAGCCCAGCTGGGAGATCCTGCCGGAGGTGGCCCGGCGCTACGGCGCCGAGATGGACTATCCGAAGGGGCCGGAGCAGATCATGGACGAGGTGCAGTCCGAGGTGGACGCCTTCGAGGGCGCCACGTACGACGCGATGGGCCTGAAGGGCGTCCCCCTGGAAGACGTGGCGGCGGGAGAGGCGGTGTAG